The window CTTGCACGTGAGCTTTCTGGTGATCTCCATTCCATGAATGCGAATGGGCGAGGAGTCCGACCGGGAAAGGTGGAGACATTTCTTCCCGGGGGCTACCTATCCGTGGTTTGATCCCTCTTTGGATCCTGGCTGCGCGATCAAAACCATCTCGGATTCCGTTCTTGTTTAGCGTTAGCTTAACACTAAAAGCGGCTGCGACGCCGCTCGCCAATACCTCTTCGCGAACTCGCAAGGCCCGCGGGTAACTGGGCTGAAAGATGATTAGGTCAGTTTCAAATAGATCATCTCCCTCCTCGGGGACAATGTACTTCCTTGTGGCTACCTCATAAGTTGGCGGAAGCCATTCGCTAAGAATTCGTGCCCAAGTTCCCTCACCGCCGTGTCCAGCGCGCTGTGGATCTGAGCGGGCTGCGCCATGTAGCCGGGTGTACTCCTGCTGTATGTCGTGCTCCACGGCTCGGAGCCACCTGTGATGAACGGCGCTCGTCTCGGGAGCGTGGGGTTGCGAAGATGGCTCTGGCATGGCGTCATGCTGGCGCTTGTCCATGAGCCAGTACAGCACCCGGCCGCTACCTGGCGTGAACCCGATGAGCAAGCCCGTCGTCTCGCGTGTGATCGTCTCTG of the Streptomyces sp. T12 genome contains:
- a CDS encoding DUF6602 domain-containing protein, coding for MDKRQHDAMPEPSSQPHAPETSAVHHRWLRAVEHDIQQEYTRLHGAARSDPQRAGHGGEGTWARILSEWLPPTYEVATRKYIVPEEGDDLFETDLIIFQPSYPRALRVREEVLASGVAAAFSVKLTLNKNGIRDGFDRAARIQRGIKPRIGSPREEMSPPFPVGLLAHSHSWNGDHQKAHVQAICIEMDNIYARHPRESLDLLCIADLGVWFASRMPFLPQAMVRHLSAEAGAKRDAGSAMTSMMERQSDSPTVAVLIAALYERLSLTDPTLRPLADGFKAYGDSGGGGGQPRFWDLKDVFSEDVQRALSQGIVQSKDLNWLHLY